Within the Stenotrophomonas sp. 610A2 genome, the region ATCTTGTTGTTGACGATGTTGTCGGTGATGTCGAGCAGGCCGTTGATGAAGCGCTTGTAGCAGGCCACGCCCTCGGCGAACCACGCATCGCGGTCCACCGACGGATCCGGCAGCTGCTTGGCGAAGAAGCCGCCCTTGGAGCCGACCGGCACGATCACGGTGTTCTTGACCATCTGTGCCTTGACCAGGCCCAGCACCTCGGTGCGGAAGTCTTCGCGACGGTCCGACCAGCGCAGGCCGCCACGGGCAACCGGGCCGAAGCGCAGGTGGGTACCTTCCACACGCGGGCCGCACACGAAGATCTCGCGGTACGGGCGCGGCTTGGGCAGGTCCGGCACCTTGGCGGCGTCGAACTTGAAGCTGATGTAGTCAGCCGGGCCGCCATCGGCGCGCACGCCGTCCTTGCGGACCATGTAATAGCTGGTACGCAGGGTGGCTTCGATCACGCCGATGAAGCTGCGCAGAATGCGGTCTTCGTCCAGGCTGGAGACGCCGTCGAGCAGCTTGATCAGCACTTCGTGGACCAGCGCCATGCGCGCGGCACGGTCGCTCTTGCGCGCCTTGACCACGCCATCGAGCAGCTTGATGGTGGCAGCGTCGTCACCGGCCAGCTGCTTGAACTGGGCCAGCTGCGCGTCCAGCACCGCCTTGTCGGCCGACGGGGTCGGCTCGAAGCGGGCTTCGAACAGTTCCACGATCAGGCGCGCCAGCAGCGGGTAGCGGTTGAAGGTGCCTTCCACATAGGTCTGCGAGAACGGCACGCCGATCTGCAGCAGGTACTTGCAGTAGCCACGCAGCATCGATACCTGGCGCCAATCCAGACCGGCGCCCAACACCAGACGATTGAAGCCGTCGTTCTCGGCATCGCCGTGCCAGACGCGGGCGAAGGCGTCGCTGAAAGCGGCATTGGCGCTGGCCGGGTCGATCGCACCAATGGTGGATTCGACTTCGAAGTCCTGCACGTAGACCGGCGCTTCGTCGACCATCAGCTTGTACGGGCGCTCGGCGATCACGCGCAGGCCCATGTTTTCCATCATCGGCAGCACGTCGGACAGCGGAATGTCTTCCAGCTGGCGGTACAGCTTCAGGCGCAGGCCATCGACCTCGTCACGACGGATCGCCTGCAGGCTCAAGCGCAGATCGTCCGGACCGGTCAAGGCATCCAGCTGGGCAACGTCGGCCGCAGCGATTTCGGCACTGGAATCTTCGATGTAACCGGCAGGCAGGGCCTTGCCGATACGCGAGGCAATGCGCAGGCCTTCGCCTTCACCATGGCTGTTGACCAGCGCTTCGCGCAGGTCGTCCTGCCAGTTGCGCAGCACGTGGGCCAGGCGCTTCTCCATGCCCTCCACGTCCAGCTCCAGGCTCTCACCAGCCTTGGGACGCACGATCAGGTGCACCTGGGCCAGCGGCGAATCACCCAATACCACGCTGGAATCGACGTATTCGCCGTGCAGCGCATCCTTCAACATGCTTTCAACGCGCAGGCGCACGTCGGTGTTGAAGCGTTCGCGCGGCAGGAACACAAGCGCCGAGATGAAGCGGCTGAACTTGTCGCGGCGCAGGAACAGGCGGCTACGCACGCGCTCCTGCAGGCCGAGCACGCCCATGGCGGTGCGGAACAGCTCGTCCTCGCTGGACTGGAACAGTTCTTCGCGCGGCAGCGACTCCAGGATGTGGCGCAGTGCCTTGCCGCTGTGGCTGGACAGGCTCAGGCCCGAACGCGCCATCACGTTCTCGTAGCGCTGGCGCACCAGCGGGATCTCCCACGGGCGGCGGTTGTAGGCGCTGGAGGTGAACAGGCCAAGGAAGCGCTGCTCGCCGATGATCTTGCCCTTGGCGTCGAATTCCAGCACGCCGATGTAGTCCATGTAGCCGCCGCGATGGATATGCGAGCGGGCATTGGTCTTGGTCAGGATGAGTGCGTCGTGCAGGCTGCTGGTGGCATTCAAGCCTTCCGCCGCCAGGCCCTTGACCGGGCGCGCGACCATCGTGTCCTTGCCACGCATCAGGCCCAGGCCGGTGCCGTTCTGGGCGACCAGCACTTCTTCCTTGCCCTTCTTCTCTACCTTGTATTCGCGGTAGCCGAAGAAGGTGAAATGGTTGTCAGCCGCCCAGCGCAGGAATTCCTGTGCTTCGGCGCGCGAAGCCTTGCTGACCGGCAACGGACGCTTGCCGAGGTCGTCGGCCAGTGCCACGGCCTTGTCGGTCATCGGCTGCCAGTCATTGACGATGGCGCGCACGTCTTCAACGGCGTTGGCAACGCGCTTGGCAACGGCATCCAGAGCATCGGCCGGCTGGCGGTCGATCTCCAGCAGCATCACCGATTCCAGCGCGCCGTTGCCGACGCCGCTGAGCTTGCCAGCCTTGTCGCGCGCGATGCTGATCACCGGATGACCCAGCACGTGCACGCCGATGCCCTGCTCGGCCAGTGCCAGCGTCACCGTGTCGACCAGGAACGGCATGTCGTCGTTGACGATCTGCAGCACGGTATGGGCCGATTCCCAACCGTCGGCCTTCAAGGTCGGGTTGAACACCCGCACATTGGCCTTGCCCGGCTTGCGGGTGCGGGCGAACTCCAGCATGCCCGCGGCCAACACCGC harbors:
- a CDS encoding NAD-glutamate dehydrogenase, whose translation is MKSQNSAAKSVKTKSKPAVKQNIAEAGLSLEPVFAALRKRYPAAAAQAQAVAFATAFYKRMEADEFTLHSADDWAVLAAGMLEFARTRKPGKANVRVFNPTLKADGWESAHTVLQIVNDDMPFLVDTVTLALAEQGIGVHVLGHPVISIARDKAGKLSGVGNGALESVMLLEIDRQPADALDAVAKRVANAVEDVRAIVNDWQPMTDKAVALADDLGKRPLPVSKASRAEAQEFLRWAADNHFTFFGYREYKVEKKGKEEVLVAQNGTGLGLMRGKDTMVARPVKGLAAEGLNATSSLHDALILTKTNARSHIHRGGYMDYIGVLEFDAKGKIIGEQRFLGLFTSSAYNRRPWEIPLVRQRYENVMARSGLSLSSHSGKALRHILESLPREELFQSSEDELFRTAMGVLGLQERVRSRLFLRRDKFSRFISALVFLPRERFNTDVRLRVESMLKDALHGEYVDSSVVLGDSPLAQVHLIVRPKAGESLELDVEGMEKRLAHVLRNWQDDLREALVNSHGEGEGLRIASRIGKALPAGYIEDSSAEIAAADVAQLDALTGPDDLRLSLQAIRRDEVDGLRLKLYRQLEDIPLSDVLPMMENMGLRVIAERPYKLMVDEAPVYVQDFEVESTIGAIDPASANAAFSDAFARVWHGDAENDGFNRLVLGAGLDWRQVSMLRGYCKYLLQIGVPFSQTYVEGTFNRYPLLARLIVELFEARFEPTPSADKAVLDAQLAQFKQLAGDDAATIKLLDGVVKARKSDRAARMALVHEVLIKLLDGVSSLDEDRILRSFIGVIEATLRTSYYMVRKDGVRADGGPADYISFKFDAAKVPDLPKPRPYREIFVCGPRVEGTHLRFGPVARGGLRWSDRREDFRTEVLGLVKAQMVKNTVIVPVGSKGGFFAKQLPDPSVDRDAWFAEGVACYKRFINGLLDITDNIVNNKIVPPQGVVRHDMDDPYLVVAADKGTATFSDTANGIARAHGFWLDDAFASGGSVGYDHKGMGITARGAWESVKRHFRALGRDCQKQDFTVVGVGDMSGDVFGNGMLLSEHIRLVCAFDHRHIFLDPNPVAASSFKERARMFKVPRSSWADYDSKLISKGGGIYPRSLKSIEITPEVREALGIDASVKAMNPTDLINAALKAPVDLLWNGGIGTYVKSASETNADVGDRANNGLRVNGGELRCKIVGEGGNLGMTQLGRIEAAQVGVLLNTDFIDNSAGVDTSDHEVNIKILLNDVVRAKKLTVDQRNKLLASMTDEVGELVLMDNYRQNQALSLMERMSSKRLGSKQHFIRTLEKQGLLDRQIEFLPSDAELSARKLRGQGLTRPELSVLLSYSKIVAFQQLLESDIPEDPYLSKELLRYFPQPLQKKYADAMERHRLKREIIATAVTNQTINRMGATFLMRMQEDTGRTVAEVAKAYTISRETLDARALWTQIDALDGTLPEAVQVDALEVIWKLQRSFVRWLLTRPGAMPGITAAVDRYQGPFNDIRVASGVLPDSQRPAYEASVVAWKEKGLPAALAQQLSELQFLEPAFDIIELARPRKLKPVDVSKVHFRLGEALQMPWLFEQIDALEVNGRWHAVARGVLRDELAAHQRALAGQVLSMKGATAEAKVAAWLGRDDSGLRFTLAMLAELAEQKTLDYPTVSVAVQRLGQLAAHGA